In Diadema setosum chromosome 7, eeDiaSeto1, whole genome shotgun sequence, the DNA window GAGCAACAGCCAGCCGATTTGTGTTGGTACCATCACAAATATGGTGACAAAGCAGAGCGATGCAAGGCGGGATGCAAGCATTTCCCAGCGGGAAACTAGCGAGCCGGAGGGTAGCCGCGACACACCACTCTGGCAGTCAAGCCAACCCCAGTCGCTTATTTTACGTCACGGATCGAAACTCTAATAGACAGTTTCTCATCGACACTGGCGCCGCTGTGTCAGTTTTTCCTAGGACGAAACAAGATTGCTGTAAGCCAAGTGCAATGTTTCTGCGTGCAGCGAATGAAACTAGGATTAAAACATTTGGCCAGCGCTCGCTCACCCTTGATTTCGGTTTACGCCGTGTATGCCGTTGGGTCTTCGTCATTGCCGATGTGTCAATGCCTATTATAGGTGCCgattttctgtatcatttcaatttcttggttgacgtaaataagcaccgcCTCATCGACCCGCTAACAAGCATTACCATTACCGGCCAACCTGCTAATTGTCAGGCTATCAGCCCAGTGATTGACAATATCGCAGCTGACAATCGGTATACTAGGATGCTTTGCGAAGAATTTGTCGAAATAACCAAACCGGTGTATCGGCCGCAAGATATCAAGCACGATGTTTTGCACCACATCGAGACCCGTGGTCAATCGGTGCATGCAAGACCACGTCGACTAGCTCCTGACCGGCTTAAGATCGCCCGCGCCGAATTTGAGCACATGATGGATCTCGGCATTATCCAGCCCTCCAACAGTCAATGGTCGTCACCATTACACATGGTGCCAAAGAAGACTGAGGGGGACTGGCGCCCGTGCGGAGACTATCGTGGGCTCAACAGATCCACCATACCAGATAGGTACCCAATACCTCACATTCAGGATTTTGCATCGAATTTGCATGGTAAGCAGGTCTTTTCTAAAATAGACCTAGTACGTGCTTACCATCAAATTCCGGTGGCACCTGAAGACGTGTGTAAGACGGCGATATGCACGCCCTTtggtttgtttgaatttttgcGTATGCCCTTCGGCTTGCGTAACGCCGCGCAAACTTTTCAGCGTTTCATCGATCGCGTGCTTCGTGGGTTACCATTTGTGTACGCTTACATTGACGACTTGCTTGTAGCCAGTGACAACGAAGAGGAGCACGAACACCATCTTCGTTTGTTGTTCACTAGGCTACAAGAATTCGGCGTTGTCGTCAATCCTAACAAGTGCGAATTTGGGCGGGACACGATCGACTTCTTGGGTCATCGCATTAACTGCGAAGGCGTGTGCCCCTTGCCCGACAAAGTTGATGCGATACGCCGGTGCGCCACGCCCACCTCAGCCAAACAACTTCGCGCTTTCCTCGGCCTCGTGAACTTCTACCGTCGATTTCTGCCGAATTGTGCCGAGACTCTGCTACCTCTGACAGACCTACTCCGCAATCGTCCACCTCGCTCACGCAAACCACTGCCGTGGTCACCAGCGTGCGAAGCGGCATTCAGCGAGATTAAAGCGAAAATCTCCGAAGTCACGCTGCTGTCTTACCCTAATTCCCAGTTCCCCCTAAGCGTCGCCGTTGATGCATCCGACAGGGCGGTAGGAGGTGTAGTGCAGCAGCTTACTAACGAACAGTGGCAGCCTATTGCTTTCTTTTCGCGTAAGCTCAACCAAGCAGAGACACGCTATAGCACCTTTGGGCGGGAGCTCCTAGCTATATATCTCGCGATCAAACACTTCAGATACATGCTAGATGGTCGAGACTTCTGCGTTTTCACCGATCACAAGCCCATCATCCATGCTTTCAATGCAAAGCCAGATCGCCACAGCCCGCGCGAGATTAGACATTTGGATTACATCTCCCAATTCACAACAGACATACGACACATTCGAGGGACGGACAACGTCGTGGCCGACCTACTTTCGCGTACCCAGGTCAGCCTGATTCAGGCAGGCGAGACTGTCAATTATGAGGTCATGGCGCAAGCCCAGGCACTAGATGCCGAGCTACAAGCAGAATTGCGTAACCCCCAAACTAGCTTGCGGTTAGAGCGCGTGCCCCTTATCGACACCAACAGTGCTCTAGTCTGTGACATGTCCACCGGCAAACCACGCCCATTTGTCCCCCAGTCGCACAGAAAAGCGATATTTGATGCTATACATGGCCTATCACATCCAGGCATTAAAGCCAGTCAGATAGCTGTATCATCTCGATTTGTGTGGCCCTCAGTAAATAAAGATGTTCGCACATGGGCACGCCAATGCATTGCATGTCAGAAAGCCAAAGTGCATCGGCATGTCAAATCACCCCTTGGGACATTCGCAATCCCAGATGCGCGATTCGCACATGTTCACATAGATATAGTAGGTCCTCTTCCTCCATCCCGAGGATATACATATTTGTTGACATGCATTGATCGTTACTCTCGCTGGCCAGAGGCTATTCCTCTGCCTGATATAACAGCGGAGACGGTTGCTAGAGCATTCATTGAACGTTGGGTTGCTGTTTACGGAGCGCCCGAAACAGTAACTACTGACCGAGGAACTCAGTTCGAGTCCCAGCTGTTTACCAACTTAACACGCATGCTCGGCACTTCGCGAATTCGCACTACAGCCTAGCATCCGGCGGCAAATGGCATGATAGAGCGTTTTCATCACCAGATGAAAGCGGCGATGAAAACTAAACCAGACCCTACACGCTGGTGTGAACACCTCCCCGTCATCTTGTTGGGCATTCGCTCAACTGTTAAAGATGACCTTTCATGTTCCCCAGTGGAGTTAGTCTTCGGGACTACGCTGCGATTACCGGCACAGTTCGTTGACCCCAAGCGTGCGGATGTTGACCCTAGCGACTATGTCTCCCGATTGCGCGACCACATGAGTCAAATCCATCCCACATCTCCCCGTGCTCAGAGCACAACGACCCACCTGCCGAAGgatttatgtacatgttcacATGTGTTCGTGCGCGTAGATAGGGTACGTAAACCGCTAGAACAGCCTTACTCCGGCCCTTACAAAGTGCTAAAACGCACTGACAAATATTACACCCTCGACATCAACGGCAAACGAGAACAAGTTAGTATCGATCGACTTAAAGTTGCTTATATCGAACCGAGCAGTGTGCAGGACGACCTGCAGCACGGTCATGACGACGAATCACAACTTTCCCCACCTAATGCAAAAAAGGCGAATGAAGTTAACTCTCCCGCCACTCCGACGCAACCCGCAACTAGGCAAACCAAATCTGGGCGTCACGTCAAATGGCCAAAACATTTGTTGGATTATGAAGTTTAAGCTCTTCTTCAAAGATTCCAATACCCTTTACCAATCATCATATACTGTGAAGACATTGTAATTatgtttcaaaatgatttttctgACAGCAGAAATCCAGTCGTTTGAATTTGTGCTGTCCGAGCGTGCGTTTACACGTCGCTTCACTATATGGATAAGATGAACCACAAAAGTCGAGGTTATGTAAGAGTGAATGCTCCCGCATGGGAGCCttttcatacattgtaaataatgttgtGTACAGTTTACGTTTAAGATTCTGACTGTTGAGCATTTGTGCATGCTTTTATGTTATgtatctctctcttcctctctcttctctgtatctttctatctctttcttggCAAGGTTTATTCCTTGAACTGGATTTAGTGTCGATAGTGGAGTGAATGCTCTGTCGAACACGTTGATAAAGTCTGCAGTGGCTTTACTATTATTGGTAGAATCAAAAGTCAATTGACTCATGGTTGTTGTAATGCGCTTCTAATCCTATACAGTAAatagagttgttttttttttgaggatttttaccACACGTCTCAGTAGAGCGTATTGTTGTGTCTGCTCCACCCATTCGACTATAGTACTTACTATAGGATAGGACAAAATGTCTGTTGGCCAAATCAAATTTTGTTAGAATAAGACAAGGTTTTCCGGGACGTCTAACTAATAATATGGATattgtatttattattttttgttcaattaTGGAAATTTGCCACATTCCATACAGCTCTCCTGATTGGAATACATGCTCCATTGTCTTGAACGTATTGTTGAGgctgaaaatatgtaaatataatattttacacTGCCAGTGTTGTGGTCTTAGTCCTGGGAAGCTTAGTTTTATTCCAGTCGCTTTGATAGAGCATTTCATGTAAATAGTGCATGTATTCAACTTTATACTGGCTAACCATCTATGTTTAACCTACATTTCTGTACTTGCATTGTTTGCTAGAGATCTGTACATAGTATATAGTGCGTTTCTTGTTTGTCGTAAGCAAGTGCTTTGGCAAGGACTTCCTTACTAGGGGGGGATTGAATGTAGCAGCGCTGTACTGCGTTACCATGGTGACCACAGTGCACTGCTCTGTcctgaaagtgaaaaatgtgcaaaaccCTCTTGCATCTTGTATTTACATTGATTTaggaaaagagaaggaaagtcTGTTTAAAACTAGGACGGGTGCCTGATATTGTATTTGTACAGTTTCTTATTATGATATAGGCAGTAGAAGTgggcactgcaaaatgtcacactGCAGCACAGGCACCACAGCTGACAGTTGACCGCTCTGCCTGACCTTTTGATAAAGTACCCCTTGGCCCGAAGCCTCATTATCACTGACCATAACAAATCACCACCTCTTAGGGAAGAACACCACCACTGACCCCTCACTCTTTAGTGTTTCCGGGGTCGtttttcttccaagttcaggGCAAATAGATCTCATTGTGTGCATAAATAAGATGACAGGGAAATATACCAGTTGCTGTCTGATTGACGCGTCCTAATGCCAGGcagctaaaaacaaaatttgaccTCAGACTGGACGGAGACTTCGTGTGCATCTTTGACCCCTGAAGAGGAAGTGAGTTTGACCACGACCTCCACTTCGCTGCCATGATCGAGCCATATAAAAACCCTGAAAACTCGGAATTAGAAGGGACTTTGAAATTGCCATTGACTGCTGATTATGCTGCCCGAGATCAGCTCGTCTAGCTGATTTTTCTCCTCAACTTCATGACTTTTGGCTGAAAACTGTGTGAGGACTTTGTTTCGTCAGGCAGTCCTTGTTTCTCCACAAATACTTGGCTGGAGATTTTGAGAGGACTTTGCTACGCCTGGCAGCCCTTGCTTTTCAGCCTATGCCTCGACAGCCTGGAAATAAGCATCTTTCCCCGGGAGGAGAACAGCACCGCAGCCCACAGTCAGTCTATTACAACCGGCAATTAGAAACTGTTGACTCTGTATACACGTGTATAAGAGGATAATGTCCGCTCAATCTCTGCCGATGACTGTCACAATGCGGCATCTACATCATTTCAGGCAAATCTGACTCCTTGCTCCTTGCCTCATTCATGCCGAGCATCCAGTCAACCGTCATCCCGTTCCCGTTTCATCTCGCTCTGGACCCGTCGTGTTCGAGTTTTTCGCCCCGATTTCGTCCTTCACGCTCATCTTCGACGACGCCGTCCTCGCGAAGTGACGCACGCCATTCAGTGGATTTTCGCGGAACATTCCTGGACTTAACATAAACTGGAGATTTCGCGCCCTGATACACCGTGTTAGATTATTGGTGGTGAATGTTTATATCAATATTTGGAATTTCCTAATTCGGATAATATCTGTGGATCCACATTATTGAGCTTGATTTTGAACAAGTCAAGAGGGGTAATGTACATCTGTTCAATTTATACCTAGTTGTAAGCATTATTCTGAACGCCAGAATAATATAAGATTTTTGTCTGTCACTACAACGCTATACATGACAGCGTGTCGATACAATTAAGTATGATCCTGATCGATTGTAAATAAAGTCCGTTCAATTGAGAAGGCCATTGCAAATGTAAACTGAACTGTCTCACATGTGTTTGCTTTAACCTCGTTGTCtcgtaaacaataaaaaaaaaataggggaatTGGTTATTGACCCTTGCGCTTGCAATTTaagcaaaacaataacaagcacTCACACAATTACAACAATACCAGTTCTTCCTAAAACCTCCGAGAATGCgccagtacgcgcggtttcttctgttgattggtctctctctctctccacccctccccattccccactgttggcatcgtgggatttttcatgtttctggGTAAACTTTCATGTGAAGCGTGCCTATCAAGTCACCACTTGACTCACCTGCTGGCAGTGTAATAATGAGAGCAGAAAGTGGTAGACATTTTCTTCTGCTGCAGCTACTTTTACTGCCGAAATACTCGGCTTTGTCACCACACACTACCACCAGTTATTCGGCGAGACACACGTTGTGACTTTGTGTATTGGAATATAAATGGACTTTTGCACCTTCCTGAATTGAGTAAGTGTCTGACAGTTGTTGAAATCGTGACATCGCTAACGTTAGACAGTCGGCGTTAGTTTTAGGCTTGCGTATGCGTGATTTCATGGGTTCAATGTTCGATGGAATATGCTGGCTGTGGGGGAAAATGTGGCTTCGAAATTTTTGCTTGCCCGATTCCATTGACTGCGCCCATGAGTACAAATTTGATGACCATGACAACACGACATTGCCAGGGGAGTTCTGCTCAACTACAAAATCTTTTCGGCATTTGATATCGCTATTTAAATGCCTTCCGCCGGCAGGAATTGTCCGTAGTAAATATTACGAACGACAGTTACTTAACCGAGGCATCTCCGAGTCTCGCAATTTCCGAGATTTCTTGCCAGTCCACATGACAAGTCCGCTAACGCAAGATCTAAAAATTAACGCACAGTAACGATCTGTAACGCACAGTAACGATCTGTAACGATCTGTAACGATCATTCACGCACGGTGATCGTTAATTTTGTAACGCAGAAAGATTAACGCAGTACCGATCGGCGCTTGCATTACACGTAAatttaacgcaaagtttcttttggtatatactgtagatagatagatgaatagatagaaagATTAATCAAtacagagagaaatagagagagagaaattgactTTCACTTAACTtgatgcagaaaacaaacaagtgaACAGACAGAAAGATAAACAGACAGATAGGTATATAGAAAGTTTGAAAGAGAAACATGTGACAACCGAgtatagaaaaataaaatctactgtatacgctgaatatttcgcaaggtttttatttttgcgaatttcgcgaaatgggtgctattcgcaaaattaaagacatgcgaaaatattgactctgatcccaatgtgaatgtgacgtacgcatgtacatttctccgttcagtacaggactccacgatcgcgaatttaaccactcgcgaaatcgtcaggaattcccgatttgcaaaaatttagactcgcgaaatatatggcgtatacagtatatcagcaATTTATCCAGATACTGTAACTGTTCACTGATGCAATGTACAGCAATTGACACTGCAGACATGTTCCCATAAGCAACCTGAGTGAATTATACCAGAATATGGCAACCACTATCCCATATTCAATTCCAGTTGTACAAGACACATGCAGcacaaaaacatttaaaaatacatacacacttaCTTTGCCAAATCTGCCCCTCATTAATGCCACAATGCTAATTCCACCAGATGCACATAGCATACACTCAAcggcaaaatacatgtactggtacTCACTTTGCCAAATCCACCTTGTCCAGAGATAAATAGCACTGTACAGACATAGCGATACTGCGGATTAAAAACACAAAGTGAGGCATCTCAGACAGAggtgaacaaaagaaaaaagcctGGTGTGATGCAAACTGACTCCGACCATGCTTGATGAAGATATTGTACATAGTGTAGGTATACTAGTTGGCATGCATTGATAATCCTAATTGcgaactgcaagatttattcgGTTGATGGTGGGATAATAACATAGTTTGCGTCAAATCTTTAATCAATCTGCCAACTAGTTCTGGGATAGAACATCAAAATTTCCAGGATTCTCTATCTGGTTTTGAGGTTTTACTGCACCTACCAgcctacaaaaaagaaaacattgaataCCAGTCATTAATAAATGTAGTACTGACTAGCTTACAAACAAATTACACAATATGTATTATTACAACCTATGATGAGTCTTACTGTTTGACAGTTTACATGTTCCTTGCATAATGAAGGTAAAGCAAAGTACCTTCTTATGCTGCTGTTTGCAATCAAATAGAAAAGAAGACGAAATGTAACTTTAATGAGAACGTCTCACTTTGTAACAGGTAAGTAAAATATCTAACACAGATTTGATCAGGTTAATTGGAATGATTACAGCAAAGAGAAACAAGTGGCATGACGTCCTGCGAAATTCGCACGTCCACTTACCATTCTAATGACTCTGACTGCCGTAAACACCTCAGAGCAGAATCAAAGTTCTGAGGAGAGAGTGGAAATATACAATACAAAGTTAAAGTTTGCTGTGAGTCTACATATATAAATCAAAGACATTTGATTGACTTTCTTGAAGTAATGTTTGCCAAAGATATGTTCATGCTCATCAGAAtccattttgtttgaaatagcTGTTTCAAAGTTGGTGCTCCTTGAGTACATGCATTAAAAATCTGCTTTGAGGATAATCATGGATGAATGACTGTGCGACATGCTGAATACTTGAAATTCTGCATTTCACTTTGGGGTTCAGGTGACTACTAAATTACTGGGgggttttttcacatttttctccCAAGATTCATTCATTGGAAGAAGAAATCAGCTCTGACAtacattacactgaaaattggcACCACCACCACATACACTCGCAAAAGGCAATGAGACATACACTTGCAAACAAATGACCAAAGCAAGAAATCAAAACCTGACTCTGAAATGCAATTTAAGTAATATTTACTCAATACATGTGGATAGCTTGACTAAAGACGTGATTATCTCATTCACCATTACCATAGACCcatcttctttttattcttctttttttttttttaaggaacgAACATCCATTCATAAATGCATTGAGAGTACAGACACTTTCTCTGCAGTGCTCGACCTGCACGTGTACACGCAAATGTCACGTCGAATTTACCTGTTCATGGTAGTAGATAGAGGCTGCCATGAGGAGGAATGTGTCGTTGCTGGCGTCGACGCTGCTGCTCATCTTAGAGTCAAGCTCAGCCACAAGCTTCTCTCTACACAGGAGTGTGAAGAATGGAGACAACAATACTTTTCAGTGCTACTCCTCTAAAATACCATAACATCATTGTGATGTGAATCCCAGTGCTACCATGCAAGAGATGCACTTTCAGACCTTGCCATACATCCCAAAACTTAGTAATACATTTCTCACTCACACTTGTAAATCAGACTGCAAGTCTTGATGTGTATGGGACTGAGACTGATAATATCATTATGCAATCATGATGATCAGGGTTCCATACAGCTTGAGTAAGGGCACAACTTACGACCAGATTTCAATAATAAATTAATCataattgatttttatttccagCTTCATACAAGGCTGTAATTTTCTTGCATAAATCTCCAACACAGGATATGCAAGGTAAATACCAATGCCCCCATCCtccctgaaaaagaaaaacgattTTATGAACAATTGCCATGAAAGTGACGGACAATATTTTGAGGGTACAATTACAATTCAACATCACTGAAACATCTCCAGGATTGATTTTGGTAAGAAGATTTTGTTGCTCAGATTCAACTTCTTCCTGACAAGATTTGAGAGGATCGTTTCCTACTGTACGTCTACATGACTGAAACCTACAAAATTCATAAGTCATCGGAAGGCAGTCTCTACTGTACCTCTTGTCTGGGTTGGCGAGGTAGTCTGCAAACATCCTAACCGCACTCAGCTCAGAGGAGGATGAGTTTGACACCTCATCCAGCACAACTCCATAGCGACCCTTCACAACAcaaaaaagcacacaaacaatgaaactagaaataaatgaacaaataaataagtGAAGAATAACTCTACAGAAGTTGGTACCACACTGGAAAATGAgcaatgtacacaaaataataattaaaaagaaaaattctcACTCCTCATAATGTCCTTATTAGATTGGCTCAATCAATTGTACACTATACCTATCCAGCGATTATCTTAGAATCTTCCCTTTGAATGTTTTGCACTTATCTGTCATTGAACAGCTGTGAGTTCTATAGAagtacaggaaaaaaaaatctgcatggTTATATATCTCTGTAAACTTCTTGCCATCAACACAGTAAAATGGCAGACAACAATGCTTTCAATGTTGTATATACTTCCAGACTCTGAAAGAAGAGGCATACAATGTGTTGGTATAAATGCACAATATCTCAGTGCTAGTATTATATAGTCTTAAATATTGCAAGGCTCTGATTACTCTTACCCCTGCAGCATAGGCCCGGTACATGAAGACATCTCTGGTGAGAGCAAGCTCTGAGTTTGATGGCTGTCAAAAGCAATATCAACACATTTTGGGCGAAGTTAGTACAATGTAGTAATACTAAGATTTTTAGACGTTTCAATAAAACTTCTTCTCACAGGTAGAGCAAAGTAATGTTACTATGGAGATATCAACATCAAACTGATACAGATACTAATGCAAAAATGACATGGTACACATACCAGTCAAAtaggtgattttctttttcttttcctttttcatgtTTATCAATGACAATGTGTACAGAAAAGTGTCAACACTGTACTGACAGTGTAAGCAGCAACCCATACAGCTTAGTTTGTAAGTTGACCATAACACCATCTGGACTCCAAAGTTTGACCGCTGGCTACATGTGTAGAAACCTATGCATGCTTTTGCGTACAGTCAAATTTTGACATCGGAGGTCGAACCTTGGTGCAGGTTTTCATACTGTCATTACTGTTATCAAGCGTACAGTTCCTGTTGGGCCGTATACCCTCCACTAGTAAAATTACAGAAATCACAAAGTATTAcaccacatcatcatcatcatgtagTCCTGTCGAGACTTCCGGTCGTTCCTTCTGGTTGTACATGATCCTACCTAAAACTTGGTGTACATGCGTGTGGGTGAACAGACTATACATCAAAAGAACTATCTTATCTAATCATGCTAATCCCTAGCTGGATATACGTGATGTGGagcagtcttcttcttcttgttcttctacttcttcttatCTCTATGATTACGACCTCTAGTTGCAGTGTAATTAAATTTTTGTAGAAACGAGAATCAAGTTGACTACTAGACctaaaaaaaagaggaaatttaaatagaaatagaatacATGATTGGACTGAAATTGGTAGATCATTGACATTGGTACAGTCACTAGTAATGTGTGTGTAAAATGGCCAGTGGTAATGTCTTCTTCTGTTCTTTTtcgatcttcttctttttatcatcctcctcctcctcctcctcttatTAAGttattccttcttcttttcttcttcattcaGCAATGAGGATTCTATGTGGGAAGGTCAAAATTGTGTTTTACCATTGACACCGCATTGTTCACTCGATCCTGGCTCATGCATGACATTACAATATTTTAAATCTAAATTTACTAGAAGTTATAGAACCCTAGCGTCTACCCAGGCCTCGGCTCAGCCGCTCAGCTTAGCCTCAGCCTCAGGGCCAGGCCCGGGCAGGGCAAGGCGGGTCATAACGACATGTACATTCAGACTCACGATCAGACATGTCACCGACTTGGCTTACATTTAGCTCTATTAAGTTAGTAATAAATTAGCTGGCTATTGTGATAAAGGCAGACAGAAAGTATTTGCTTTGCTACATGTACTGTGGAACAAATGAAGGCCTCGCCGACGTGGCCAATTATTTACTCACACCAATTCTAGTAGATGGGACAACGATAAACAAAGCCTACGGCTACGGCCTACTTGCGCTAACAAACCGACTTACTTTTAGCTTCTGTGCTTCATTGATACACTGTTGGAAATTCCCAATGTAAAATGAGTTCCGAATTTCGAACAATTCGTCCACATCGTCTTGCTTAGGGGGCATATTTGTGTTGTAAGCGGGTCAGGTCCTACAGCTTTTCTTCCACTGTCAATACAGATACTGTAACACCGGCTTCGTTTCGCGACTATGGGCTCGACTGCTCCATGCGACACGTCACATCTGCCACCGACTGTATGTACCACTACACTAGCACTCGCATTACACGTGTGTCCACCAACACCTAGTGTATCACTCATTACACTCGGAAGGGACGCTTATCTATGCCAAAGGCAAATAATGAAAGCCAAAATGAAGccttttttcattcatttatgtatcattttttATTGAGTTTTTGCCTGCCTGTTATGTTGCTCCCGAGTCGTACTTTGTACGATGgtttatgcatgtattaccggatttattttattgtattattttttgttgcCCTGAATTCCGTAGGCGTAGGACTaatcagaggatgaaatttcgaACAAAAATTACACCATCATGTATGCCAGTTTTTAATTGTTGTTTCTAAACCGTCAGTGTGAACAACTGTTACAGAATTTAAAGAATGAACAGACATATTATATtctccccatctctccctctctcttttctgcttaattattatttctttctctttctttccttttttttatttttttttttgtactttctACATTTTCCGGGGTTCTAGTCGATTTTGAGAATCATCACTTTAACTAGGGGCCTATATTGAGAAGtttgaacttaaaaaaaaaaaaatcaagtcgCTCcactcttctttttcattttgttttgtttatttttgttgctATTTGTAGGTGCATGAAATTACGTTGAAAAACaatcacaccaaaaaaaaaaaaaaaaaaaaaaaaaaaaggggggaaacaCATTCAGTGTCCTTTTCAAAGATCTTTTCGGATACCAGAACCCTGATCAAAAGGGCTTTCTGGCACAGAATCAATTTGTATTGTCCAAACCCCATTAGTCAGGCTTTAGTTTATGAATGAGCAATGGAACTAGGACAGGACAAGCCAAACAGCATGATGTACAAGTTGTGAACAGCGAGTAGAGCCTACAAGTATAAAATACTACTTTGATGAAATGGATTCGgctttcatttttgtaatcACGTAAATAATTTAACACTGAGGCGACCACCGGTAATTCAATCTTTTATATTATACAACAAAAGCATAGCTCTCAGCTTTGAGGTCCCTGCACCGATggattatcatattttgttaatgcgtacgtgtgtgtgcatgtgtgtgtgtgtgtgtgtgtgtgtgtgtgtgtgtgtgtgtgtgtgtgtgttttcctcGGGGAATTCTTTTTTGTGTCTTGATTTTTGGGGTCACTTTCTATTAGTCAtgcacgttttcaaaagtggggtggggcacttccgggtttcatgagctaacaagcaaaacaaaaaggtcttcagcgcaaaaacaaaGCCGTACCGCGCTCACGCTCACAGTTCAAggtttctatgtgtgtgtgtgtgtgggggggggggggggtcaaagtggtgacaccttatgtattcctttgtatggtgcaaaataAAGTGGGGTcctgagcccccccccccccccccggttccgccaGCCATGTTAATCACCCGTGATTTTGAGTGTAACCTGTGCTAGTCAGTGATGGTGTGTGCGATATAGTGTccgtgaatgtgtgtgtgtgtgagtgtgtgtgtgtgtgtgtgtgtgtgagggtgtgtgtgagtgtgtgtgtatgatgggttatgtgtatgtgtgcatatgtaAGTCTTTTTGTGACAAGAGTACGAAGGAATAAATGTTTTTGTTCTATTCTTTTTACTAACTGTAAGTATTGCTTTTATTAAGTATAGATCTGAATACATTATTGCTGCTGAGCAAGATGAGACTATAAG includes these proteins:
- the LOC140230613 gene encoding coatomer subunit epsilon-like, with protein sequence MPPKQDDVDELFEIRNSFYIGNFQQCINEAQKLKPSNSELALTRDVFMYRAYAAGGRYGVVLDEVSNSSSSELSAVRMFADYLANPDKREKLVAELDSKMSSSVDASNDTFLLMAASIYYHEQNFDSALRCLRQSESLECIAMSVQCYLSLDKVDLAKKEVKKMQEKDDDATLTQLAQAWFNLAVGGEKLQDAFYIFQELADKNSSTSLLLNGQASAYMQQNKMEDAEDVLQEAMNKDSNNPETLINMIVLSQHLGKAPEVTNRYISQLRDSHARHPFMKDYSDKEAEFERLATQYVSS